The sequence ATGATGGCAATACTGTGCTTGTCATTGAGCATAATTTGGACGTCATTAAAACAGCTGACCATATTATTGACTTGGGACCGGAAGGCGGTGTTGGTGGTGGTCAAGTCATAGCAACTGGAACACCAGAAGAAGTAGCTGAGATGACGGAAAGCTATACAGGACAGTATTTGAAGGGAAGGCTAAATGAAAAGTAGATTGATAACATTTGAGGAAAAGTTATCTCAATCGCCAGCTGAAGCTATATTGGTAACTGGCCAAAAAAATGTTTATTATCTAACAGGCTTTTGGGGGACAGCAGGAACAGTTTTTATCAGTAAAAATCGCCGTCTTTTCCTAACCGATGCTCGCTATAGTTTGCTTGCTCGACAAACCATCACAGACTTTGATATTATCGAAACACGTTCAGCACTTGCAGAAATCGTTAAAATAATCAAAGCCGATAAGCTTTCAGTAATTGGCTTTGAGAGCGCTGTTACTTATTCTTATTATCAAGAATTGGCAGCGACTTTTGCGGATTATCGTTTATTTGCTCTGACGAATTTTGTAGAAGAATTACGCATGATTAAGGATACTGATGAAATTGAAGCTATTCGTCATGCCTGTCAAATTTCTGATCGTGCTTTTGCAGATGTCTTGGACTTTATCAAACCGGGTCAAACGTCTGAGTTGGATGTAGCTAATTTTTTAGATTTTCGTATGCGAAAATACGGTGCAAGCGGCCTATCCTTTGAAACT comes from Streptococcus troglodytae and encodes:
- a CDS encoding M24 family metallopeptidase → MKSRLITFEEKLSQSPAEAILVTGQKNVYYLTGFWGTAGTVFISKNRRLFLTDARYSLLARQTITDFDIIETRSALAEIVKIIKADKLSVIGFESAVTYSYYQELAATFADYRLFALTNFVEELRMIKDTDEIEAIRHACQISDRAFADVLDFIKPGQTSELDVANFLDFRMRKYGASGLSFETIVASGYRSAIAHGVASDKVIQLGEMLTMDFGCYYNHYVSDMTRTIHIGDPTDEERTIYDLVLHSNCTLIEALKPGMTRRDYDKVARDMIAAPGYGQAFTHGIGHGIGLDIHEIPYFGNVEGRIESGMVITDEPGIYLDGKYGVRIEDDLLVTKNGCEVLTLAPKELIILK